From the Thiomicrospira sp. XS5 genome, one window contains:
- a CDS encoding putative metalloprotease CJM1_0395 family protein, with protein sequence MDIAATSNSALYSLASVASQPPMDTLASIPSKSIQVPKSTSTSQGSPSDNQENSPQKGEAANGALRQGAEKLSSSEQQTQQEVQRVISELKSRDREVKAHEQAHLAAGGRHVTGGASYSYQTGPDGQRYAVGGEVGIDTSPVSGDPEATLSKAQQIRAAALAPAEPSSQDLKVAAQATQMAAQARAEIAQKNQQERTGDGSEVEPSDKTAKTDRSQMSLQSNPLLAASQEKDRLAMSSASNNPLLTSAASERNQFEIRLMGQAS encoded by the coding sequence ATGGATATTGCCGCAACGTCAAATTCTGCTTTATACAGTCTGGCATCGGTGGCCTCGCAGCCACCGATGGACACGCTCGCGTCTATTCCGTCCAAGTCGATCCAGGTTCCGAAATCAACCTCGACCTCTCAAGGCAGCCCTTCCGATAATCAAGAAAACAGCCCTCAAAAGGGCGAGGCGGCGAACGGCGCCCTTCGTCAGGGGGCAGAAAAGCTTTCTTCGTCCGAGCAACAAACGCAGCAAGAAGTACAGCGGGTGATTTCCGAGCTGAAATCACGTGATAGAGAAGTTAAGGCGCATGAGCAGGCGCATCTCGCCGCTGGTGGTCGACATGTGACCGGTGGGGCGTCTTATTCTTATCAAACAGGGCCTGACGGTCAACGTTATGCCGTCGGCGGGGAGGTCGGGATCGATACCAGCCCGGTTTCAGGAGATCCAGAAGCGACCTTATCGAAGGCCCAACAAATTCGAGCGGCCGCGCTGGCCCCAGCCGAACCCTCTTCGCAAGATTTAAAAGTGGCGGCCCAAGCGACTCAGATGGCGGCGCAAGCCCGTGCTGAAATTGCACAGAAAAACCAGCAAGAGCGTACGGGGGACGGTAGCGAAGTGGAGCCGTCGGATAAGACAGCAAAAACAGATCGTTCGCAAATGAGTCTGCAAAGCAATCCATTGCTTGCGGCATCGCAGGAAAAAGACCGCTTGGCAATGTCTAGCGCATCCAATAACCCGCTTTTGACGTCAGCCGCGAGTGAACGTAATCAATTCGAAATTCGCCTGATGGGCCAGGCGAGCTAA
- a CDS encoding HDOD domain-containing protein: MQQALKVAADILAKQHTPSIPLELLELKSELNKKYPNTVTVAQLISHNPELLANFLNLANTNLTQEKNPIMDAKVAVNLLGLDEIYNLFLSSVFSHILAENDYERSILQHGAKTGLAAAEMSYWVFDVSRTEAYIAGLMQNIGAIYLYRQHPDSYPEIFDAQLANPVSGFQNELERYQTSHVHIGGLLGKKWQINPLIYKALLFHHDMDFGVKTVGNAQIRHITALTILSNYIVSVCEDAHFITQELKDYRDSAKPILDLPDNAYSSAMAAVTKWGNSSGLVSASH, encoded by the coding sequence ATGCAACAAGCTCTAAAGGTCGCGGCCGATATTTTGGCCAAGCAGCACACTCCAAGTATTCCATTAGAATTATTAGAGCTGAAATCTGAACTCAACAAAAAATATCCCAATACGGTGACTGTAGCTCAGCTAATCAGCCACAATCCTGAATTATTGGCAAACTTTTTAAATCTTGCCAATACAAACCTGACCCAAGAAAAAAACCCTATTATGGATGCCAAGGTCGCGGTCAACCTCTTGGGCCTGGATGAAATTTATAATCTCTTCTTGTCCTCTGTCTTCAGTCACATTCTCGCCGAAAACGACTATGAGAGATCCATTTTGCAACATGGTGCCAAAACAGGCCTTGCCGCAGCGGAGATGTCTTACTGGGTATTCGATGTATCTCGAACAGAAGCCTATATTGCAGGTCTCATGCAAAACATCGGTGCCATTTATCTATACCGGCAACACCCCGACTCCTACCCGGAAATATTTGACGCGCAGCTTGCAAACCCAGTTTCCGGCTTTCAGAACGAATTAGAACGCTACCAAACCAGTCACGTTCATATTGGTGGGCTATTGGGCAAAAAATGGCAAATTAATCCATTAATTTACAAAGCTCTACTCTTCCACCACGATATGGATTTCGGCGTTAAAACCGTCGGTAACGCTCAAATACGACACATTACCGCGCTCACCATACTGAGCAACTACATCGTCAGTGTTTGTGAAGACGCGCATTTCATCACCCAAGAGCTAAAAGACTACCGAGACAGCGCAAAACCCATCCTGGACCTACCGGATAATGCCTACAGCTCCGCAATGGCCGCGGTCACTAAATGGGGTAACAGTTCTGGCCTGGTTTCGGCCAGTCACTAG